From the Priestia koreensis genome, one window contains:
- a CDS encoding aspartyl-phosphate phosphatase Spo0E family protein — protein sequence MEDDRSMFQIELIEKIEVTRADMISLGLEEGFTSENTLQMSQFLDELLNQLYQISIRH from the coding sequence TTGGAAGATGACCGAAGTATGTTTCAGATTGAACTGATTGAAAAAATAGAAGTAACGAGAGCGGACATGATTAGTTTAGGGTTAGAAGAGGGATTTACAAGCGAAAATACCCTACAGATGAGTCAGTTTTTAGATGAATTATTAAATCAACTGTATCAAATTAGTATCCGTCATTAG
- a CDS encoding TerC family protein produces the protein MGSIWIEYGWALLILIGLEGLLSADNALVLAVIAKHLPDDQKKRAINYGIIIAFIFRFGALFAISFIANVWWVQAVGAAYLLYLGLKHILKDKFGKKDVNQHEEEKSAGKGFWPTVGKIALADLAFAIDSILAAVAIALGLPDSKFREIGGMDGAQFLVVVLGGIAGLILIKFAATWFVKLLEKRPALETTAYAIVAWVGVKLAVITLAHKDIGVLDPHFPHSALWTLIFYGVLVAIALIGWFSPRNKRSNSSVT, from the coding sequence ATGGGATCCATTTGGATTGAATATGGCTGGGCATTATTAATTTTAATCGGCCTAGAAGGTTTATTATCAGCAGACAATGCTCTTGTACTGGCAGTCATTGCGAAACACTTGCCGGATGATCAGAAGAAAAGAGCCATTAACTATGGAATTATTATAGCCTTTATTTTTCGATTTGGTGCTCTTTTTGCGATTTCATTTATCGCAAATGTATGGTGGGTTCAAGCGGTAGGAGCAGCTTATTTATTGTATTTAGGATTGAAACATATTCTTAAAGACAAGTTTGGGAAAAAGGACGTAAATCAACACGAAGAAGAAAAGTCCGCTGGAAAAGGATTTTGGCCTACGGTAGGGAAAATTGCGCTAGCTGACCTTGCTTTTGCCATTGATTCTATATTAGCGGCAGTAGCGATAGCTCTTGGACTTCCTGATTCTAAGTTTCGAGAAATAGGGGGTATGGATGGTGCACAGTTTTTAGTTGTTGTACTTGGTGGGATTGCAGGCCTTATCTTAATTAAGTTTGCAGCAACTTGGTTTGTAAAGCTACTTGAAAAGAGACCAGCATTAGAAACCACTGCCTATGCCATTGTTGCTTGGGTAGGTGTAAAGCTAGCTGTCATCACGCTTGCTCACAAGGATATCGGCGTTTTAGATCCACATTTTCCACACAGTGCCTTATGGACGCTCATTTTCTATGGTGTGTTAGTCGCAATTGCCCTGATTGGTTGGTTCTCACCTAGAAACAAACGATCTAATAGTTCTGTAACTTAA